In one Gracilinanus agilis isolate LMUSP501 chromosome 6, AgileGrace, whole genome shotgun sequence genomic region, the following are encoded:
- the LOC123252602 gene encoding vomeronasal type-1 receptor 1-like, translating into MMSYDVILGIIYMQVTGIGFLWNCVILFLNVCNFFIPHRIRPKNLIISHLTFSNAIFLLFGGIPSATKIWRMKCLLGELGIRIITYIQAMGRGLSLDSTCLLSAFQAITISPNNSRWAQLKIRAQKYITPCILLCWVFNLLINLIVFFCQISPPNITESKYGCKTGYRFLDINNEDNVKIRIFAFVHDSFFLCLMTSSSVHMVVILYRHKRYVNHIHNNSRSTKISAETRATKAIVLLVSTFVLFNVFSPIFMLYMTYFKYMNTWMIHISVFFSLGYPTVSPFLLISVDKQIPRACAH; encoded by the coding sequence ATGATGTCCTATGATGTTATTCTGGGAATCATATACATGCAAGTAACTGGAATTGGATTTCTATGGAACTGTGTCATCCTATTCCTAAATGTCTGTAATTTCTTCATTCCTCATAGAATAAGACCTAAAAACCTAATTATCAGCCATTTGACCTTTTCCAATgctatatttcttctctttggggGAATACCCAGTGCAACAAAGATTTGGAGAATGAAATGTTTACTGGGAGAACTAGGAATTAGAATCATAACATATATTCAGGCAATGGGTCGAGGTCTCTCCCTAGATAGCACCTGTCTCTTGAGTGCCTTCCAGGCCATCACCATTTCTCCCAATAACTCCAGATGGGCACAGCTCAAAATCAGAGCACAAAAATACATCACTCCATGCATTCTTCTATGTTGGGTATTCAATCTACTTATTAATTTGATTGTATTTTTCTGCCAAATTAGCCCCCCAAATATCACAGAAAGTAAATATGGATGCAAGACTGGGTATAGGTTCCTAGATATAAATAATGAGGATAACGTAAAAATTAGAATCTTTGCATTTGTCCAtgattctttctttctgtgtctcATGACTTCTTCTAGTGTCCACATGGTTGTAATATTGTACAGACACAAGAGGTATGTCAATCATATTCATAATAATAGTCGATCCACAAAAATATCTGCTGAAACCAGAGCCACTAAAGCAATTGTGCTTCTAGTGAGCACCTTTGTTTTGTTTAATGTATTCAGTCCAATTTTTATGCTGTATATGACCTATTTTAAATACATGAACACCTGGATGATACATATCTCAGTCTTTTTCTCTCTGGGTTATCCAACAGTCAGTCCTTTTCTTCTGATCAGTGTTGATAAACAGATTCCCAGGGCTTGTGCTCACTGA